Proteins from a single region of Nerophis ophidion isolate RoL-2023_Sa linkage group LG08, RoL_Noph_v1.0, whole genome shotgun sequence:
- the cdc42ep4b gene encoding cdc42 effector protein 4 encodes MPILKQLVHSNQSKRRSRADLTAEMISAPLGDFRHTMHVGRGGDAFGDTSFLSTRSGEGPDGDAKQGSPGPKSGLLARTFRGSRRSQSVNRGDKYEYGTVAPANFVKNAISLPYLNEEGGRGGVSSNPMKKLVEVDVKPANGAAAIATFDAELDERNFGDLGDLPPSVPKGGSLKHAESMMSFHIDLGPSMLGDILSVMEKKDHEDVDLGFEEGKGSEGSPSHIPLIDDDDAAEVRPPARPPRMMYPAEAPYTPELHARDAQHLDSCSVSSAGSVSEDRTAYHPSNHLQHYADTDSAKYSSPRGDEDFSFMDDEDDEIRV; translated from the coding sequence ATGCCCATCCTCAAGCAGCTGGTCCACTCCAACCAGTCCAAGCGGCGCTCCAGGGCCGACCTGACGGCAGAGATGATCAGCGCGCCGCTGGGGGACTTCCGCCACACCATGCACGTGGGCCGCGGCGGCGACGCCTTCGGGGACACGTCCTTCCTCAGCACGCGGTCGGGCGAAGGCCCCGACGGCGACGCCAAGCAGGGCTCGCCGGGCCCCAAGTCGGGACTCCTGGCCCGCACCTTCCGAGGCAGCAGGCGCTCTCAGTCCGTCAACCGCGGCGACAAGTACGAGTACGGCACCGTGGCGCCGGCCAACTTCGTGAAGAACGCCATATCCTTGCCGTACCTTAACGAGGAGGGCGGGAGAGGGGGTGTGTCCTCCAACCCCATGAAGAAGCTGGTGGAGGTGGACGTCAAGCCGGCGAACGGCGCCGCCGCCATCGCCACCTTCGACGCCGAGCTGGACGAGCGGAATTTCGGCGACCTGGGCGACTTGCCGCCGTCCGTGCCTAAAGGCGGCAGCTTGAAGCACGCCGAGTCCATGATGTCCTTCCACATCGACCTGGGGCCGTCCATGCTGGGGGACATCCTGAGCGTGATGGAGAAGAAGGACCACGaggacgtggacttgggcttcgAGGAAGGCAAAGGAAGCGAGGGCTCGCCGTCGCACATCCCGCTCATCGACGACGACGACGCGGCGGAGGTGCGGCCGCCCGCCAGGCCGCCCCGTATGATGTACCCCGCCGAGGCGCCCTACACCCCCGAGTTGCACGCCAGGGACGCCCAGCACCTGGACAGCTGCTCCGTGTCCAGCGCCGGCTCGGTCTCGGAGGACAGAACCGCGTACCACCCGAGCAACCACCTGCAACACTACGCCGACACGGACAGCGCCAAGTACAGCTCGCCGCGCGGCGACGAGGACTTCTCCTTCATGGACGACGAGGACGACGAGATCAGAGTATAA